The nucleotide sequence TATAATTTTTTCAAGTATTTTTGTTTAATATTAGCATCAGTGGCAATAATCTAAAAAAAGGAAAGGATGATTGCCATGCCAAGAGTTGCACGAATTAAGAATGAAGCAGGTATTTACCACATTATGGTTAGAAGTATAAGTGATGTAGCACTTTTTAGGGATGACGTTGATAAGGATAAATATCTTCATTTAATTAAAAAATACCAACAAATCTTTCTTTTTAAGGTATATGCCTATTGTCTTATGACTACACATGGGCATATTGTAATTGACTGCTGCGGAGCTGATATAAGTAAGATAATGAAGTCTATTAATCAGTGCTATGCTGCCTATTTTAATAAAAAGTACAATAGGCATGGACATGTATTTCAAGACAGATTTAAAAGCAAGCTCGTAGATGATGAAAGATATCTGGTGACCTTATCAGCTTATATACACAACAATCCCAAGGACATTACCAGGTATGAAAAATGCGTTGAACGATATAAGTATTCAAGTCTAGGAGTATATCTTGGAATATTTCATGATGAATTTTATATATTAGGTACTGATTTTATACTTGGACACTTCAGTATAAATGTTGATAGAGCAAGAAAGTCTTACTTAGAATATATAAATAGGATATCTGACAGGCAAGAGGAAATAGATGTAGAGTTTATAAATGAAGGAAGTGAATGTAGAAGTGAACGTAAGATTTTACTAAGAGATGTAAAAGCAGAGGACATTATTGACTTTGTATCAAAGTATACAAACCAATACTTTAATATACATATTAAATTTAATCATAGACATATAGAGCTAAAAGCTGTATGTATATTAATCATGCGGTCTTTAGGAAATTATAGCCATAAGGATATATGTCAATATATTGGCAATGTCACTATTTCTACTGTAAGTAGGCTTTGTGAAAAGGGGTACTCACTAATTACTGAGGACAATAGATACAAGTCATTGATAAGTGATATCATAAAGGAGCTTAGTATCGCATAAAAATATTGCCTTATGCTTTGTAATTGTAGAGTAAGTCTCAAAAAAAGCTAATTAAGAACTTTCTAAAAAACTGTATTATAAGTGGACAAGTATATAATGTATACAAGCTGATATTTTGAAAAAACAGCCAGAAATTAAGAAATAGTCAAATTTCTCAAAGTATTGAACCGTCCCAATATAAGTTGACAAAATATTCTATCTAGTGTATTATTATAAAATAAAATGTATAAAAAATCTACTATAAAGCCGTGATGAGAAGAGTACATAGACACTGTCTTTTGCAGAGAGTTCCGTTAGCTGAGAAGGAATAAAGATGTTTCTATGGAAAAAGGTCTCTGAGCTTCACACCGAGCCTCAACTGAGGGGTAGACTGTGACGGGAGCTCCCGTTATTGAGCTAGAGTATATACAACTAATTATGGTTCATGATAAGCAGTTGTCGTACTCAATAAGGTCAATATGGCGACATATTGATAAACTGGGGTGGTACCACGAATTATCAACTCTCGTCCCCAAGATATAAAGGTCTTGGAGGTGGGAGTTTTTTTATTGCATTTTAATACTTTTTAGTTCATAAGATAGTTATACAAGGAGGAGATAATATGAAGTTAACAGGAGTTTG is from Clostridium thermarum and encodes:
- a CDS encoding transposase; protein product: MPRVARIKNEAGIYHIMVRSISDVALFRDDVDKDKYLHLIKKYQQIFLFKVYAYCLMTTHGHIVIDCCGADISKIMKSINQCYAAYFNKKYNRHGHVFQDRFKSKLVDDERYLVTLSAYIHNNPKDITRYEKCVERYKYSSLGVYLGIFHDEFYILGTDFILGHFSINVDRARKSYLEYINRISDRQEEIDVEFINEGSECRSERKILLRDVKAEDIIDFVSKYTNQYFNIHIKFNHRHIELKAVCILIMRSLGNYSHKDICQYIGNVTISTVSRLCEKGYSLITEDNRYKSLISDIIKELSIA